A DNA window from Brassica napus cultivar Da-Ae chromosome A4, Da-Ae, whole genome shotgun sequence contains the following coding sequences:
- the LOC106450099 gene encoding protein CYSTEINE-RICH TRANSMEMBRANE MODULE 3-like, which yields MSQFSQKQSAGAYQTPPASSSPYVAPPPAGYPTNDTSHATMAPVETKSKGDGFWKGCLAAVCCCCVLDACF from the exons ATGAGTCAGTTCAGCCAAAAACAATCTGCAG GAGCTTATCAAACGCCACCAGCGTCTTCCAGTCCCTACGTTGCACCGCCTCCTGCCGGTTACCCAACTAACGACACAAGTCATGCTACGATGGCTCCGGTCGAGACAAAGTCTAAGGGTGATGGATTCTGGAAAGGCTG TCTTGCGGCCGTGTGTTGCTGTTGTGTCCTCGACGCCTGCTTCTGA